A stretch of the Arachis stenosperma cultivar V10309 chromosome 6, arast.V10309.gnm1.PFL2, whole genome shotgun sequence genome encodes the following:
- the LOC130932929 gene encoding putative serine/threonine-protein kinase isoform X1: protein MSSSLAALLGGAAGAVALAGIVIILIWFCIFRKRSVSRTSETGSSDPSQVGRHGTIELSIRDTRRFEMEELSGATKSFSDKNLIGEGKFGEVYKGLLQDGMIVAIKKRRGLASQEFVDEVRYLSSIHHRNLVTLLGYCQENNLQFLIYEYVPNGSVSSHLYGANQQSREKLEFKHRLSIAQGAAKGLAHLHSLSPRLVHKDFKTANVLVDENFIAKVADAGLRNFLGRVEIAGPSSLVAADEIFLAPEVREFRRFSEKSDVYSFGVFLLELLSGKEATESASLDSSYNLVEWVQNNEDHGMMSNIIDQRLGSTFTAEGMEEFIMLMTRCLESSSERRPGMSYVVMELDRILEKEVNLTTIMGEATPTVTLGSQLFRPTTT, encoded by the exons ATGTCAAGTTCTCTTGCAGCATTATTAGGAGGAGCTGCAGGAGCCGTGGCATTGGCAGGGATTGTTATAATACTCATATGGTTTTGTATTTTTCGCAAGAGAAGCGTTTCGAGAACTTCAGAGACAGGATCCTCTGATCCTTCCCAAG TAGGACGACATGGCACGATTGAGTTGTCGATACGAGATACTAGGCGTTTTGAGATGGAGGAACTATCTGGGGCTACAAAGAGTTTCAGTGACAAGAATTTGATTGGAGAAGGGAAATTCGGGGAGGTTTATAAGGGTTTGCTTCAAGATGGTATGATTGTAGCAATCAAGAAGAGGCGTGGACTCGCGAGTCAGGAGTTTGTAGATGAG GTACGCTATCTCTCATCGATTCACCATCGGAATCTCGTAACTCTTTTAGGCTACTGCCAGGAAAACAACCTGCAGTTTCTTATATACGAATATGTGCCTAATGGAAGCGTCTCCAGTCACTTGTATG GCGCCAATCAACAATCGCGAGAGAAGCTAGAATTCAAGCATAGACTTTCAATAGCTCAAGGTGCAGCTAAAG GTTTGGCTCATCTTCACTCCTTGAGCCCCCGTTTGGTGCACAAGGATTTCAAAACAGCGAATGTACTTGTCGACGAAAACTTCATTGCTAAGGTTGCCGACGCAGGACTTCGTAATTTTTTGgggagagttgagattgcaggACCATCCTCTCTAGTAGCCGCAGATGAGATATTTCTTGCACCCGA GGTGAGAGAATTCAGACGGTTTTCGGAAAAGAGCGATGTATACAGCTTTGGAGTATTTTTGCTGGAATTGTTGAGTGGGAAGGAAGCAACAGAATCAGCATCTCTGGACTCCAGCTACAATCTAGTTGAATGG GTGCAAAATAATGAAGACCATGGCATGATGTCTAACATAATTGATCAAAGATTGGGAAGCACTTTCACTGCTGAAGGAATGGAAGAATTCATAATGCTGATGACAAGGTGTTTAGAATCTTCAAGTGAGAGAAGACCAGGCATGAGTTATGTGGTGATGGAACTTGACAGAATACTTGAGAAAGAAGTGAACTTGACAACAATCATGGGTGAAGCCACCCCAACAGTTACCCTTGGAAGCCAATTATTCAGACCAACaacaacataa
- the LOC130932929 gene encoding putative serine/threonine-protein kinase isoform X2, which translates to MSSSLAALLGGAAGAVALAGIVIILIWFCIFRKRSVSRTSETGSSDPSQGRHGTIELSIRDTRRFEMEELSGATKSFSDKNLIGEGKFGEVYKGLLQDGMIVAIKKRRGLASQEFVDEVRYLSSIHHRNLVTLLGYCQENNLQFLIYEYVPNGSVSSHLYGANQQSREKLEFKHRLSIAQGAAKGLAHLHSLSPRLVHKDFKTANVLVDENFIAKVADAGLRNFLGRVEIAGPSSLVAADEIFLAPEVREFRRFSEKSDVYSFGVFLLELLSGKEATESASLDSSYNLVEWVQNNEDHGMMSNIIDQRLGSTFTAEGMEEFIMLMTRCLESSSERRPGMSYVVMELDRILEKEVNLTTIMGEATPTVTLGSQLFRPTTT; encoded by the exons ATGTCAAGTTCTCTTGCAGCATTATTAGGAGGAGCTGCAGGAGCCGTGGCATTGGCAGGGATTGTTATAATACTCATATGGTTTTGTATTTTTCGCAAGAGAAGCGTTTCGAGAACTTCAGAGACAGGATCCTCTGATCCTTCCCAAG GACGACATGGCACGATTGAGTTGTCGATACGAGATACTAGGCGTTTTGAGATGGAGGAACTATCTGGGGCTACAAAGAGTTTCAGTGACAAGAATTTGATTGGAGAAGGGAAATTCGGGGAGGTTTATAAGGGTTTGCTTCAAGATGGTATGATTGTAGCAATCAAGAAGAGGCGTGGACTCGCGAGTCAGGAGTTTGTAGATGAG GTACGCTATCTCTCATCGATTCACCATCGGAATCTCGTAACTCTTTTAGGCTACTGCCAGGAAAACAACCTGCAGTTTCTTATATACGAATATGTGCCTAATGGAAGCGTCTCCAGTCACTTGTATG GCGCCAATCAACAATCGCGAGAGAAGCTAGAATTCAAGCATAGACTTTCAATAGCTCAAGGTGCAGCTAAAG GTTTGGCTCATCTTCACTCCTTGAGCCCCCGTTTGGTGCACAAGGATTTCAAAACAGCGAATGTACTTGTCGACGAAAACTTCATTGCTAAGGTTGCCGACGCAGGACTTCGTAATTTTTTGgggagagttgagattgcaggACCATCCTCTCTAGTAGCCGCAGATGAGATATTTCTTGCACCCGA GGTGAGAGAATTCAGACGGTTTTCGGAAAAGAGCGATGTATACAGCTTTGGAGTATTTTTGCTGGAATTGTTGAGTGGGAAGGAAGCAACAGAATCAGCATCTCTGGACTCCAGCTACAATCTAGTTGAATGG GTGCAAAATAATGAAGACCATGGCATGATGTCTAACATAATTGATCAAAGATTGGGAAGCACTTTCACTGCTGAAGGAATGGAAGAATTCATAATGCTGATGACAAGGTGTTTAGAATCTTCAAGTGAGAGAAGACCAGGCATGAGTTATGTGGTGATGGAACTTGACAGAATACTTGAGAAAGAAGTGAACTTGACAACAATCATGGGTGAAGCCACCCCAACAGTTACCCTTGGAAGCCAATTATTCAGACCAACaacaacataa